GTCTATGTTCACTCCCAATCTGATCTTCTTCCTCATACTTCTCTCCAAATTTTTGTTTTTAAGTATAAAATAGTCTGACGGAGAAAAGATGAAAAAGGGATTTACACTTTTAGAGGTTCTTGTTGCCGTTGCGATAGTCGGCTTTGCATTTGGAACGTTCATTGCCTTTGCAGGAAAAATTGTTGATACCACAGACCTTCTCTTCAAGACAACTCTATCGTCAGTTGTAGCTCACAACTCCATAAATGAAATACTCTACGGGGGAAAGAGCTTTAACGATAGAAAAGTTGATATTCTAAACTGTACAGTTGAAGTCAATCAGGACTTTGAAGAGCTTATGGGTTTTAGAGTTACAAAGGTTGAAACAGGAACGGAGGACAGGGGAAAACTTGCAGAGGTCTACGAGGTTAGATAAGGGATTTACGCTTTTGGAGCTCCTCTTAGCTGTCGGAATTTCGGCCTTTGTTTTAGTTGTTAGTTACAGTTTTTTCAACTTTATTGAAAAGGCCGGAAGGTCTGCCTCTGAGAATGCGGAACTCCAGTCGTTCATTCCTTCCATCTTCTACCTCTTTTTGAGGGACTTTAATTCAATAAATACATCCTACGGTTCTCCTCAATTAGTTAGGGATACGGATGGAAACGTCAGGTGGTTGGAGTTTTTTACGGAGAACTGTTACTACTTTAAGGGAGTTTGCAGGGTAAAGTACTGGCTTTACAAAAACGAAAGGGAAAACTGGTTAATTAGGAGTGAGTACAGAATAAACTCTGAGACCTCTGGAATTGATTTTCCTGTAACTTCAAGAGTTAAGGAATTTGAAGTTTACAGACTTTCTGGAGGAGATTGGGTGAAGGGAGTTGATACCAATCTTTTAAAGATTGTTCTTAAACTGAATAAGGGGGGAGAACTCCCCCTCGTTTTTAAAATTAGAAGTTGAACATCTGGCTTATGGATTCACCGTAGTGGATTCTCCTTATTGCCTCTGCAAGCATTCCTGCAACTGTTAGAACTTTAATTCCCTCAAACTCCTCCTTCAGAGGGATTGTATCTGTAACTACAACCTCTTTTATAAAACCTTCCTTGATGGCTCCTGTAAGTCTTTCAATGGCCGGACCTGAAAAGACAGGATGGGTGCAGGCTGTATAGACTTCAAGAGCTCCCTTCTCCTTGATTGCCCTCGCAGCATTAACAATTGTTCCTGCTGTGTCAATTATGTCATCAACTATGATTGCCCTTTTACCTTCTACCTCACCTATTATGTTCATAACCTCTGAAACGTTTGGCCTTGGTCTTCTCTTATCAATTATTGCTATTGGTGAGCCTAAGACCTTTGCAAAGTTTCTCGCCCTTGCAACCCCTCCAATATCCGGGGAAACAACAACTGTGTCCTCACCACCCATTCCTTGCCTTAAAAAGTAGTCGGCTATAACGGGCCTTGCTTCAAGGTGGTCAACAGGTATGTCAAAAAATCCCTCGACCTGTTTGGCATGAAGGTCAATTACAACAACGTGGTTGACTCCCGTTGTCATAATTACATCTGCAACAACCTTTGCACTGATTGGGTCCCTCGGGTTTACCTTCCTGTCCTGTCTCCCGTAGGCATAGTACGGAATAACTGCCGTTATCCTTCCAGCTGAAGCTCTTTTGAGGGCATCGGCAAGAATCAGGAGCTCCATTATGTTGTCGTTTGCAGGTCTACACAGGGATTGAATGATAAATACGTCACAGTCCCTCACACTTTCGTTGATTACGACCTGAATTTCACCATCGCTGAACCTTCCAACGGTTACATCTGCAAGGGGAATTCCAATCTTTGCAGCCACCTTCTTTGCAAGTTCTGGATTTGAATTTCCGGTCATGAGTTTGACCTGTTTCATCCTTCCTCTCCTTAAAGGGATTTGAACTTTTCCTTGAATGCCCTTATGTTCTCTGAAATACTGCCCTTGAAGACCCCAGAACCAGAAACAATGACCTCTGCTCCTGCCCTTAAAACCGGTTCAACGTTGCTCGGTTTTATTCCTCCATCAATCTCTATCAGTAGGTCCGGATTGAGATTATCCTTCATCTCCCTCAGTTTCTCAATTT
Above is a genomic segment from Balnearium lithotrophicum containing:
- a CDS encoding prepilin-type N-terminal cleavage/methylation domain-containing protein, whose amino-acid sequence is MKKGFTLLEVLVAVAIVGFAFGTFIAFAGKIVDTTDLLFKTTLSSVVAHNSINEILYGGKSFNDRKVDILNCTVEVNQDFEELMGFRVTKVETGTEDRGKLAEVYEVR
- a CDS encoding prepilin-type N-terminal cleavage/methylation domain-containing protein, coding for MQRSTRLDKGFTLLELLLAVGISAFVLVVSYSFFNFIEKAGRSASENAELQSFIPSIFYLFLRDFNSINTSYGSPQLVRDTDGNVRWLEFFTENCYYFKGVCRVKYWLYKNERENWLIRSEYRINSETSGIDFPVTSRVKEFEVYRLSGGDWVKGVDTNLLKIVLKLNKGGELPLVFKIRS
- a CDS encoding ribose-phosphate diphosphokinase, yielding MKQVKLMTGNSNPELAKKVAAKIGIPLADVTVGRFSDGEIQVVINESVRDCDVFIIQSLCRPANDNIMELLILADALKRASAGRITAVIPYYAYGRQDRKVNPRDPISAKVVADVIMTTGVNHVVVIDLHAKQVEGFFDIPVDHLEARPVIADYFLRQGMGGEDTVVVSPDIGGVARARNFAKVLGSPIAIIDKRRPRPNVSEVMNIIGEVEGKRAIIVDDIIDTAGTIVNAARAIKEKGALEVYTACTHPVFSGPAIERLTGAIKEGFIKEVVVTDTIPLKEEFEGIKVLTVAGMLAEAIRRIHYGESISQMFNF